From the Sphingomonas aliaeris genome, one window contains:
- the nadA gene encoding quinolinate synthase NadA has translation MDARQGIGGTLTGLDLRAEIDRLRKDRNAVILAHYYQKPEIQDIADFVGDSLDLSKKAAATDADVIAFCGVKFMAETAKILSPDKIVVLPDLNAGCSLEDSCPPDQFAEFRAQHPDHIALTYINCSTEVKALSDVIVTSSSAEKILSQIPLDQKIIFGPDKNLGGYLARKTGRDMLLWPGVCIVHEAFSETELLKLQLKHPGAPVAAHPECPPYILDHADYVGSTSGILAYADQMAGDTLIVATEPHIIHQMEKAAPLKNFIGAPGADGNCNCNICPYMALNTMEKLYIALRDLEPRIEIEEGLRLQAKKSLDAMLAMASGTVGMGDLGPVRVTGD, from the coding sequence ATGGACGCGAGACAAGGCATCGGCGGAACACTCACCGGGCTGGACCTGAGGGCCGAGATTGATCGGCTGCGCAAGGATCGCAACGCCGTCATCCTCGCGCATTATTACCAGAAGCCGGAAATTCAGGACATTGCCGATTTCGTCGGCGACAGCCTCGACCTTTCGAAAAAGGCGGCGGCGACCGATGCCGACGTGATCGCGTTCTGCGGCGTGAAGTTTATGGCGGAAACGGCAAAGATCCTGTCGCCGGACAAGATCGTCGTGCTTCCCGATCTCAATGCCGGCTGTTCGCTGGAGGATAGCTGCCCGCCGGACCAGTTCGCCGAATTCCGTGCGCAACACCCGGATCACATCGCGCTGACGTACATCAACTGCTCGACCGAGGTGAAGGCGCTGAGCGACGTGATCGTCACGTCCTCCTCCGCCGAAAAGATCCTCAGCCAGATTCCGCTCGACCAGAAGATCATCTTCGGACCGGACAAGAACCTCGGCGGCTATCTCGCGCGGAAGACGGGGCGCGACATGCTGCTGTGGCCCGGCGTGTGCATCGTGCACGAGGCGTTCAGCGAGACGGAATTGCTTAAGCTGCAGCTCAAGCACCCTGGCGCGCCGGTCGCGGCGCACCCCGAATGCCCGCCCTACATCCTCGATCATGCGGATTATGTCGGATCGACCAGCGGTATTCTCGCATATGCCGACCAGATGGCGGGCGACACGCTGATCGTCGCCACCGAACCGCACATCATCCATCAGATGGAAAAGGCCGCGCCGCTCAAGAACTTCATCGGTGCGCCGGGCGCGGACGGAAACTGCAACTGCAACATCTGCCCGTACATGGCGCTCAACACGATGGAAAAGCTGTACATCGCGTTGCGCGATCTGGAGCCGCGGATCGAGATCGAGGAAGGCCTTCGCCTGCAAGCCAAGAAGAGCCTGGATGCGATGCTGGCGATGGCGAGCGGAACGGTCGGCATGGGCGACCTCGGGCCGGTGCGCGTCACCGGGGATTGA
- a CDS encoding MBL fold metallo-hydrolase, translating to MSDQQPGVPQTLEPRVVRLLAPNASPYTYTGTQTYIVGTADLAVIDPGPDDAVHIQAILDALGARPLRAIVITHTHRDHSPGARPLKRATGALIVGCAPLALDDAGLRSDAAFDRDYAPDTILADGDSVGGEGWALTAIATPGHTSNHLCFALSGGTSEEDGALFSGDHVMGWSTSIVSPPDGDMGDYMRSLEKLQARDDRVYYPGHGDPVDNPKRLLRGMIGHRKQREGQILRLLRDEPRTIPDMVGRMYVGIDPRLFPAAERSVLAHLIDLRSRGLAIERGETWHVVDAA from the coding sequence ATGAGCGACCAGCAACCCGGCGTCCCGCAGACGCTTGAACCCCGTGTCGTTCGGCTTCTCGCGCCCAACGCCTCGCCTTATACCTATACCGGCACGCAGACTTATATCGTCGGAACGGCGGATCTCGCCGTTATCGATCCCGGACCGGACGATGCCGTGCATATCCAGGCAATACTGGATGCACTGGGCGCCCGCCCGCTTCGCGCGATCGTCATCACGCACACGCACCGTGATCACAGCCCCGGCGCACGCCCGCTGAAACGGGCGACCGGCGCCCTGATCGTCGGTTGCGCACCGCTTGCGCTGGACGATGCGGGGCTACGGTCCGATGCGGCATTCGATCGGGACTATGCGCCCGACACCATATTGGCGGACGGCGATTCGGTCGGCGGGGAAGGATGGGCGCTGACCGCGATCGCCACGCCGGGCCACACCTCGAATCATTTGTGTTTCGCACTGTCCGGCGGAACGTCGGAAGAGGACGGCGCGCTGTTTAGCGGCGACCATGTCATGGGCTGGTCGACCAGCATCGTCTCCCCGCCCGACGGCGACATGGGTGATTACATGCGCAGCCTGGAAAAACTTCAGGCGCGCGACGACCGCGTCTATTATCCGGGCCACGGCGACCCGGTCGACAATCCCAAGCGGCTGTTGCGCGGCATGATCGGCCATCGCAAGCAACGCGAGGGGCAGATCCTGCGGCTCCTGCGCGATGAGCCTCGCACGATCCCCGATATGGTCGGGCGCATGTATGTCGGTATCGATCCCCGCCTGTTTCCCGCCGCCGAACGTTCCGTGCTCGCGCATCTGATCGATCTGCGGTCGCGCGGTCTGGCAATCGAACGCGGTGAGACCTGGCATGTCGTGGACGCGGCCTGA
- a CDS encoding DUF885 domain-containing protein: protein MRRTLTLLLALAVLPGTPIMAQPQAKPVVKSDENARFAAIGQRYIDGIAKFAPVYGTTLGDHRYDDQIGDVSAAGRAAVVAHDRALLADLAKIDRRKLTREAQVDAALLDNALRYDLWQTEVLKNWQWDIQIYNDLGGGALYGLAARDFAPWEKRLKSATARMERMPAFLAQARAEIVPARVPAVFATTVAKQNGGMVEIAEGMLAPHKGELNAADAKRFDAALVTLKKAVAEHQKWLDTVLVPQAKGEFRLGAKLYDQKMKFALVSNLKRPEIKARATAALADTRAQMYALSKQVLAGKPGAPALPDRPSAAEQQSAIEAALALSYAQRPARDGLMAKAKQTLAQATDFVRAKNLVTMPDGPVRIITMPKFQQGVAVAYCDSPGPLETQLETFYAISPIPEDWTDAQATSFLSEYNDYMIHDLSIHEAMPGHYLQIAHGNQYKSVLRAVLGSGPFVEGWAVYAEGMMMDAGYLNDDPLFKLTVLKMRLRSITNSLLDIGIQTEGLTRDQAMTMMMKGAFQQEREASGKWVRASLGSTQLLSYFTGYSEHVAMRDEAKKRWGAKFDLKTYNDAVLAHGSPPARYTRQLLFDLPIG from the coding sequence CGCACCCTGACTCTGCTGCTTGCTCTCGCGGTGCTGCCCGGCACGCCGATCATGGCCCAACCGCAAGCGAAGCCCGTCGTGAAGTCAGACGAGAATGCGCGTTTCGCCGCGATCGGCCAGCGCTACATCGACGGCATAGCGAAGTTCGCGCCGGTTTATGGCACCACCCTTGGCGATCATCGCTATGACGACCAGATCGGCGACGTCTCCGCTGCCGGACGAGCCGCAGTGGTGGCGCACGACCGGGCATTGCTGGCCGATCTGGCGAAGATCGACCGGCGCAAATTGACCCGCGAGGCGCAGGTGGATGCCGCGTTGCTGGATAACGCCTTGCGGTACGACCTGTGGCAGACCGAGGTTCTCAAGAATTGGCAGTGGGATATCCAGATCTACAACGATCTGGGCGGCGGCGCGCTCTATGGCCTTGCCGCGCGGGACTTCGCGCCGTGGGAGAAACGGCTGAAATCCGCAACCGCCCGCATGGAGCGGATGCCCGCTTTCCTGGCGCAGGCGCGCGCCGAAATCGTTCCCGCACGCGTGCCCGCGGTGTTCGCGACCACCGTCGCCAAACAGAATGGCGGCATGGTGGAGATCGCGGAAGGCATGCTTGCGCCGCATAAAGGGGAGTTGAACGCCGCCGACGCGAAACGCTTCGACGCCGCGTTGGTGACGCTGAAAAAGGCGGTGGCCGAGCATCAGAAGTGGCTGGACACCGTGCTGGTCCCGCAGGCGAAGGGGGAGTTCCGCCTAGGTGCCAAATTGTACGATCAGAAGATGAAGTTCGCTCTAGTGTCGAACCTGAAGCGTCCCGAGATCAAGGCGCGCGCCACCGCCGCGCTGGCCGATACGAGGGCGCAGATGTACGCGCTGTCGAAGCAGGTTCTGGCAGGCAAGCCGGGCGCCCCCGCCTTGCCAGACCGGCCGAGTGCCGCCGAACAGCAATCCGCGATCGAGGCGGCCCTGGCCCTGTCCTACGCGCAGCGCCCGGCGCGCGACGGGCTGATGGCGAAGGCCAAGCAGACATTGGCGCAGGCGACCGATTTCGTACGGGCGAAGAATTTGGTCACGATGCCCGACGGACCGGTGCGGATCATCACCATGCCCAAGTTCCAGCAGGGTGTCGCCGTGGCCTATTGCGACAGCCCCGGTCCGCTGGAGACGCAGTTGGAGACGTTCTACGCGATCTCCCCGATTCCGGAAGACTGGACCGATGCGCAGGCGACGTCGTTCCTGTCGGAATATAACGATTACATGATTCACGATCTGAGCATCCACGAAGCGATGCCGGGCCATTATCTGCAGATTGCGCATGGCAACCAGTACAAGTCGGTCCTGCGCGCGGTGCTGGGATCCGGGCCGTTCGTCGAGGGATGGGCAGTCTATGCCGAGGGCATGATGATGGACGCAGGGTATCTGAACGACGATCCGTTGTTCAAGCTGACCGTCCTGAAGATGCGGTTGCGATCGATCACCAATTCGCTGCTCGACATCGGTATCCAGACGGAAGGGCTGACGCGCGATCAGGCGATGACCATGATGATGAAGGGTGCGTTCCAGCAGGAGCGCGAGGCATCGGGCAAGTGGGTACGCGCGAGCCTGGGATCGACGCAACTGCTCAGCTATTTCACCGGATATAGCGAGCATGTGGCGATGCGCGACGAGGCCAAGAAGCGTTGGGGTGCGAAGTTCGACCTGAAGACCTATAACGACGCCGTGCTCGCGCATGGATCGCCGCCCGCTCGCTATACCCGTCAATTGTTGTTCGACCTGCCGATCGGGTGA
- a CDS encoding N-acetylmuramoyl-L-alanine amidase, which translates to MSVIVIDPGHGGTKSISNDSSWNNATSISGVREKDLTLDLARRIRWSLQAGSGKQRATALGKKVTVVLTRESDVNLSFKARGGFVVQHRAAIFLSLHFNASNTHTARGTEAWIDRKYVRPGVGSEGPGVPLSGLRNVNVAADAALAGAVAQATYMALKDMDPKAALRSDSYAEETNGEAYAPPAGVKMKGLGVLRDATLGTAANRCRAALLEVDFIDTKAVDTLLCGANSEANRNALASAIAIALVEAA; encoded by the coding sequence ATGAGCGTCATCGTAATCGATCCGGGGCACGGCGGCACGAAGTCCATTTCGAACGACAGTAGCTGGAACAATGCGACATCGATCAGCGGCGTGCGGGAAAAGGACCTGACGCTTGATCTGGCGAGACGAATACGGTGGTCGTTGCAGGCGGGTAGCGGCAAGCAGCGAGCAACGGCCTTGGGCAAGAAGGTGACCGTGGTGCTGACGCGCGAGAGCGACGTCAATCTGAGTTTCAAGGCACGCGGTGGCTTCGTCGTCCAGCACCGCGCCGCCATCTTCCTAAGCCTGCATTTCAACGCATCGAACACCCACACCGCGCGCGGGACGGAGGCGTGGATCGACCGGAAATATGTCCGGCCGGGCGTGGGTAGCGAGGGGCCGGGCGTGCCGTTGTCGGGCTTGCGAAACGTCAACGTCGCAGCTGATGCCGCGCTGGCAGGTGCGGTCGCGCAAGCGACCTATATGGCGCTGAAGGATATGGACCCGAAGGCCGCCTTGCGATCCGACTCTTACGCTGAAGAAACGAATGGCGAGGCCTATGCGCCGCCAGCCGGGGTAAAGATGAAGGGGCTTGGTGTCCTTCGCGATGCGACGTTGGGAACGGCTGCAAACCGGTGCCGGGCGGCACTGCTCGAAGTGGATTTCATCGACACGAAGGCTGTCGATACGCTTTTGTGCGGCGCGAATTCGGAGGCCAATCGCAACGCACTGGCGAGCGCGATCGCGATTGCTTTGGTGGAGGCGGCTTAA
- a CDS encoding type III pantothenate kinase produces MLLAIDAGNTNVVFALVDPSDRANGIKARWRIATDPRRTADEYAVWLSQLLSLEGYDRSQVTGVIIATVVPRALHNLQTLARKYFGGEPLIAGQAPVEWGIQLDVDEPSQVGADRAVNVIAAHALHPGDLIVIDFGTATTFDVVDYSGAYKGGIIAPGINLSLDALVTAAAKLPRIAIEAPVSTSVIGRDTVSQMHIGIYWGYVAMIEGLVGRMKAEVGRPVKVIATGGLATLFEKQTDVFDVIEGDLTIQGLAMMWDRAHI; encoded by the coding sequence ATGCTGCTCGCGATCGATGCCGGCAATACCAATGTCGTATTCGCGCTCGTCGACCCGAGCGATCGGGCCAATGGGATCAAGGCGCGCTGGCGCATCGCCACCGACCCACGTCGCACCGCGGACGAATATGCCGTCTGGCTCAGCCAGTTGCTGAGCCTGGAGGGCTATGATCGCAGCCAAGTGACCGGCGTGATCATCGCCACCGTCGTGCCCCGCGCGTTGCACAATCTGCAAACGCTGGCCCGCAAGTATTTCGGTGGCGAACCGCTGATCGCCGGACAGGCTCCGGTCGAATGGGGCATCCAGCTCGACGTGGACGAACCGAGCCAGGTCGGGGCGGACCGCGCCGTCAACGTCATCGCTGCGCATGCGCTGCATCCCGGCGACCTGATCGTCATCGATTTCGGAACCGCGACGACGTTCGACGTCGTAGATTATTCCGGCGCTTATAAGGGTGGGATCATCGCGCCCGGTATCAACCTGTCGCTTGATGCTCTTGTCACCGCCGCCGCCAAGCTCCCCCGTATCGCGATCGAGGCACCCGTCAGCACCAGCGTGATCGGCCGCGATACCGTCAGCCAGATGCATATCGGCATCTATTGGGGCTATGTCGCGATGATCGAGGGACTCGTCGGCCGGATGAAGGCCGAGGTCGGACGGCCGGTGAAGGTCATCGCAACGGGCGGTCTCGCGACCCTGTTCGAGAAACAAACCGATGTTTTCGACGTCATCGAGGGCGACCTGACGATTCAGGGGCTGGCGATGATGTGGGATCGCGCCCATATATAG
- a CDS encoding ribonuclease J — MNVNLYGCDGKWVMVDCGVTFADPQYPGIDLILPDLAFIEERLDDLVGIVLTHGHEDHIGALPYLAEDLGVPLYATPFTAGLIRGKLDEEGNADRVKLKVIPVGEGFDLAPFRFTFVPMAHSIPEPSALLIDTPYGRIFHTGDWKLDAAPQVGTPATPEQLTAIGDEGILALVCDSTNVFNEDASGSEADVRIGLMETVGKARGRVLVTSFASNAARLHTLGEVARETGRQLCVAGRSLDRILKVAKATGYLKDFPNTIDPDAAMRLPANKVMIIATGGQGEERAALGRVAAGSHPISLDAGDTVIFSSKQIPGNEVAIGLIQNKLAAKGVVMITDRQAHVHVSGHPGRPELAQMYRWMRPEVLIPVHGEMRHLMEQARYGLSQGVPRALVQTNGDIVRLAPGDPAKIGHAQVGRLVLDGDVILPGDGQTINERRKLAVNGQISVAVAIDKGGRMIGQPQVRLQGIPVEEDRDPFVDEATDALVQAVRQSGRDRAKLRESLRLAVRRVATRWTGKKPIVDVLLIEA; from the coding sequence ATGAACGTCAACCTGTACGGGTGTGACGGCAAATGGGTGATGGTGGATTGCGGCGTGACCTTTGCCGATCCGCAATATCCGGGCATCGACCTGATCCTGCCCGATCTCGCCTTTATCGAAGAACGGCTGGACGACCTGGTGGGTATCGTCCTGACCCACGGGCACGAGGACCATATCGGCGCATTGCCGTATCTCGCCGAGGATCTGGGCGTGCCGTTGTACGCGACGCCGTTCACCGCGGGGCTGATCCGCGGCAAGCTGGACGAGGAAGGCAATGCCGATCGCGTAAAGCTGAAGGTTATCCCGGTCGGCGAAGGCTTCGACCTCGCGCCGTTTCGCTTCACCTTCGTGCCCATGGCGCATTCGATCCCCGAGCCGAGCGCGCTGCTGATCGACACGCCTTACGGCCGCATCTTCCACACCGGCGACTGGAAGCTGGACGCAGCACCGCAGGTCGGCACGCCCGCCACGCCGGAGCAGCTGACCGCGATCGGCGACGAGGGTATCCTCGCCCTGGTCTGCGATTCGACCAACGTTTTCAACGAGGATGCGTCGGGATCGGAGGCGGATGTCCGTATCGGCCTGATGGAGACGGTCGGCAAGGCGCGCGGTCGCGTGCTGGTCACCTCGTTCGCGTCCAACGCCGCGCGTCTGCACACGCTGGGTGAGGTCGCGCGCGAGACGGGGCGCCAATTGTGCGTCGCCGGCCGGTCGCTGGATCGTATCCTGAAGGTCGCCAAGGCAACGGGGTATCTCAAGGATTTCCCGAACACGATCGATCCGGATGCGGCGATGCGCCTGCCGGCGAACAAGGTGATGATCATCGCCACGGGCGGGCAGGGCGAGGAACGTGCCGCGCTCGGCCGCGTCGCGGCGGGATCCCACCCGATCAGCCTGGATGCAGGCGACACGGTGATCTTCTCGTCGAAGCAGATTCCCGGCAACGAAGTCGCGATCGGCCTGATCCAGAACAAGCTCGCGGCGAAGGGCGTAGTGATGATCACCGATCGTCAGGCGCACGTCCACGTATCGGGTCACCCCGGCCGTCCCGAACTCGCGCAGATGTACCGCTGGATGCGTCCCGAGGTGCTGATCCCGGTTCACGGCGAGATGCGTCACCTGATGGAGCAGGCACGCTATGGCCTGTCGCAGGGCGTGCCGCGCGCTTTGGTGCAGACCAATGGCGACATCGTTCGTCTGGCGCCCGGCGATCCGGCTAAGATCGGCCATGCACAGGTCGGGCGGCTCGTGCTCGACGGCGACGTCATCCTGCCGGGTGACGGCCAAACCATCAACGAGCGCCGCAAGCTGGCAGTCAACGGGCAGATCTCCGTTGCGGTCGCTATCGACAAGGGCGGCCGGATGATCGGCCAGCCTCAGGTCCGTTTGCAGGGTATTCCGGTCGAGGAGGATCGCGATCCCTTCGTCGACGAGGCGACCGATGCGCTTGTCCAGGCGGTCCGCCAAAGCGGGCGCGATCGCGCCAAGCTGCGTGAGTCGCTGCGCCTTGCGGTCCGCCGCGTCGCGACGCGCTGGACCGGCAAGAAGCCGATCGTCGATGTCCTGCTGATCGAGGCCTGA
- a CDS encoding biotin--[acetyl-CoA-carboxylase] ligase — protein MRTVAETGSTNADVLALAGTGAAEGLWLRAERQSSGRGRQGRAWVSPVGNYSASTLVRLRPTDPAAATLALVAAVAVEEAVRVYLPADPLCLEAALKWPNDLLIAGAKVSGILLERNADAVVIGIGVNLAHHPEGLDRPTTSLSAHGVTPDPADFAETLAESFARWLARWRGEGIAPIRQRWMDRAHPVGTALNAALPDGSVVEGLFQGLDSDGALILRLADGSTRVIHAADIFLI, from the coding sequence ATCCGCACTGTCGCGGAGACCGGATCGACGAACGCGGACGTGCTGGCGCTCGCCGGAACGGGCGCAGCGGAAGGGTTGTGGCTTCGCGCCGAACGCCAGTCCAGCGGGCGCGGGCGGCAGGGTAGGGCCTGGGTATCGCCGGTCGGTAATTACAGTGCCTCGACACTCGTCCGGTTGCGGCCGACCGATCCCGCCGCGGCGACGCTGGCGCTGGTCGCGGCGGTTGCCGTCGAAGAGGCGGTCCGGGTCTACCTTCCGGCCGATCCGCTTTGCCTGGAAGCTGCATTGAAATGGCCGAACGACCTGCTCATCGCAGGCGCGAAAGTGTCGGGCATCCTTCTGGAACGCAATGCCGATGCCGTCGTGATCGGGATCGGCGTCAACCTGGCGCACCACCCCGAGGGACTGGATCGGCCGACGACGAGCCTGTCCGCGCACGGCGTCACCCCCGACCCGGCCGATTTTGCCGAAACGCTCGCGGAAAGCTTTGCCCGCTGGCTCGCGCGTTGGCGCGGCGAGGGGATCGCCCCCATTCGTCAGCGCTGGATGGACCGGGCGCACCCGGTGGGCACCGCACTGAACGCCGCTTTGCCCGATGGAAGCGTGGTCGAAGGCCTGTTTCAGGGGCTCGATTCAGACGGCGCACTCATCCTCCGCTTGGCGGATGGATCGACCCGTGTCATTCACGCCGCCGATATCTTCCTGATCTAG
- a CDS encoding coiled-coil domain-containing protein has protein sequence MNGGSRIVDFKSDRSDGVPEDELLPDPIGERAGHDIARPSQFDTDMIDYEESSGTLGKVLAALGVVVSLAWVGGALFLAWPTLGNVSPVTLAGFIAALCVPPALIGILLLLGLRNSTAEARRFGRTAQAMRDEAASLERTVALLSDSIEANRTRLAEQVTTLIALGDGAAVKLGTIGAGLADQVVQTEAHARTLAEAATAAHVKLDVLTTMLPRAHQETDDLAQSLERTGLTAASHAAALDAQLTALADRGREADALASGAAQRLAAHITRMEATGETAGARLEQVTGKMSEAVDGLLGRTADAVDEARKGIAAQGDAMLAMLGTNQAALDRAGHDSAEALSARITTIETLIDRIADRLSDQRTASDAIIHELDTGISHVSGRLDTMHSNGIERTQTLAASISALGGSADAMTEALKTGEEMARATISTTEHLLLALDAAAREIDETLPDALARLDDRIAGSRRVVTEAKPELLALVTAAESTHDAIEAIAQVISGQRDLVDKLSGTMIATLNNGRIKADEIGQMVDDTIDRTNLFAEEAAPRLVEALLRVRDTASAAADRARETLASVIPEAAEALEAASGEAMRRATDAALEQQIAAIGRAADDAANAAQRASERLTHQMLNIADSTAVVESRIEEARVEREAADKDSIAKRVSLLIEALNSASIDITKTFSTEVTDSAWAAYLKGDRGVFTRRAVRLVDASDARDILRLYDEDMAFREQVNRYIHDFEAMLRAILSQRDGSPLGVTLLSSDMGKLYVALAQAIERLRT, from the coding sequence ATGAACGGGGGTTCTCGCATCGTCGATTTCAAATCGGATCGCTCGGACGGTGTGCCGGAGGATGAACTGCTGCCAGACCCTATCGGCGAACGGGCCGGCCACGATATTGCCCGCCCTTCCCAATTCGATACCGACATGATCGATTATGAAGAATCGTCCGGCACGCTGGGCAAGGTGCTGGCGGCGCTGGGCGTCGTCGTGTCGCTCGCATGGGTCGGCGGGGCGCTGTTCCTGGCCTGGCCGACGTTAGGGAATGTCAGCCCCGTGACGCTGGCGGGGTTCATCGCAGCCTTGTGCGTTCCGCCCGCGCTGATCGGTATCCTGCTGCTGCTTGGCCTGCGCAACAGCACGGCGGAGGCGCGGCGTTTCGGTCGCACCGCGCAGGCGATGCGCGATGAGGCGGCAAGCCTTGAGCGCACCGTGGCCCTGCTGTCCGATTCGATCGAGGCAAACCGCACGCGGCTCGCCGAACAAGTCACGACGCTCATCGCATTGGGCGACGGCGCGGCCGTGAAGCTCGGCACGATCGGCGCCGGCCTGGCGGACCAGGTCGTCCAAACCGAGGCGCATGCCCGGACGCTCGCGGAAGCCGCGACGGCCGCGCATGTTAAGCTGGACGTGCTGACGACGATGTTGCCGCGCGCGCATCAGGAAACGGACGATCTCGCGCAGTCGCTGGAACGCACTGGGCTGACCGCAGCGTCGCATGCCGCGGCACTGGACGCGCAATTGACCGCCCTCGCGGACCGCGGGCGCGAGGCGGATGCACTGGCCAGCGGTGCCGCACAACGGCTCGCCGCGCACATCACGCGGATGGAAGCGACCGGCGAGACCGCAGGCGCCCGGCTCGAACAGGTTACCGGCAAGATGTCCGAAGCGGTCGACGGACTGCTCGGCCGCACCGCCGATGCCGTCGATGAGGCACGCAAGGGCATTGCCGCACAGGGCGATGCGATGCTGGCGATGCTCGGCACGAACCAGGCCGCGCTCGACCGCGCCGGACACGACAGCGCCGAGGCGTTGTCCGCACGCATCACGACGATCGAAACGCTGATCGACCGCATCGCCGACAGGCTGAGCGACCAGCGGACGGCGAGCGATGCGATCATCCACGAACTGGACACGGGCATCTCGCACGTCTCGGGCCGGCTCGACACGATGCACAGCAATGGCATCGAACGGACGCAGACGCTCGCTGCCTCGATCAGTGCGCTCGGCGGATCGGCCGACGCGATGACGGAAGCGTTGAAGACGGGCGAGGAAATGGCGCGCGCGACCATCTCCACGACCGAACACCTGCTGCTCGCGCTGGACGCTGCGGCGCGCGAGATCGACGAGACGCTGCCGGATGCGCTCGCCCGACTGGACGACCGTATCGCGGGGAGCCGCCGCGTCGTGACGGAAGCCAAGCCGGAGCTGCTCGCCTTGGTGACTGCGGCCGAGAGCACGCACGATGCGATCGAGGCAATCGCTCAGGTCATTTCCGGACAACGCGATCTGGTCGACAAATTGTCCGGCACGATGATCGCGACGCTGAATAACGGGCGTATCAAGGCGGACGAAATCGGCCAGATGGTCGACGACACGATCGACCGGACCAACTTGTTCGCCGAAGAGGCAGCGCCCCGGCTGGTCGAGGCGCTGCTGCGCGTCCGCGATACCGCCAGCGCCGCCGCCGACCGGGCGCGCGAGACGCTGGCGAGCGTCATCCCCGAAGCTGCCGAAGCATTGGAAGCCGCCAGTGGAGAGGCGATGCGCCGCGCAACGGACGCCGCGCTGGAGCAGCAGATCGCCGCGATCGGTCGGGCCGCCGACGATGCCGCGAACGCCGCGCAACGCGCTTCCGAACGCCTGACGCACCAGATGCTCAACATCGCCGATTCGACCGCCGTGGTGGAAAGTCGGATCGAGGAAGCTCGCGTCGAACGCGAGGCCGCGGATAAGGACAGCATCGCCAAGCGGGTTTCGCTGCTGATCGAGGCGCTGAATTCGGCATCGATCGATATTACCAAGACCTTCTCGACCGAAGTGACCGACAGCGCCTGGGCCGCGTACCTGAAGGGCGACCGGGGCGTCTTCACACGCCGCGCCGTCCGTCTGGTCGACGCCAGCGACGCCCGCGACATCCTGCGCCTGTATGACGAGGACATGGCGTTCCGCGAACAGGTCAATCGCTACATCCACGACTTCGAGGCGATGCTCCGCGCGATCCTGTCGCAGCGCGATGGCTCGCCGCTTGGGGTGACGTTGCTGTCGTCCGACATGGGTAAGCTGTACGTCGCCTTGGCTCAGGCGATCGAGCGGTTGCGGACCTGA
- a CDS encoding DUF1467 family protein, protein MKWTSALAIYFLFWSLSVFLVLPFGVRTTDEAGAARVPGQAESAPHEFRPGRIALRVTVVATVLFLLFQLNYIYGWITPQIIDRLIPAE, encoded by the coding sequence ATGAAGTGGACCTCCGCGCTGGCGATCTACTTCCTGTTCTGGTCGCTGTCCGTGTTCCTCGTCCTGCCGTTCGGTGTCCGAACGACGGACGAGGCCGGGGCGGCCCGCGTCCCCGGCCAGGCCGAGAGCGCACCGCACGAATTCCGCCCCGGACGCATCGCGCTGCGCGTGACGGTCGTGGCGACCGTGTTGTTCCTGCTGTTCCAGCTGAATTATATCTACGGCTGGATCACGCCGCAGATCATCGATCGGCTTATCCCGGCCGAGTGA
- a CDS encoding Hpt domain-containing protein, whose protein sequence is MAYDPGAIDAALAAAVGDEPALIAELRGAFIESVQRGVEGLEAAQDHDGWQAAAFRLKGLAASFGAVRLMALAIEASDAPACDQEVLRRIKRAVERL, encoded by the coding sequence ATGGCATATGATCCCGGTGCAATCGATGCGGCCCTTGCGGCGGCGGTGGGCGACGAACCCGCGCTGATCGCGGAACTACGTGGCGCGTTTATAGAAAGCGTGCAGCGCGGTGTAGAGGGTCTGGAGGCCGCGCAGGACCATGATGGCTGGCAGGCCGCCGCCTTTCGCCTGAAGGGGTTGGCGGCCAGTTTCGGTGCGGTCCGGCTGATGGCGCTGGCGATCGAGGCATCGGACGCGCCCGCCTGCGATCAGGAGGTTCTCCGCAGGATCAAGCGCGCGGTGGAGCGGCTGTAA